From a region of the Castanea sativa cultivar Marrone di Chiusa Pesio chromosome 10, ASM4071231v1 genome:
- the LOC142612752 gene encoding legumain gives MTMRHSLRLMSPPTLLILVLLGFEVIGGGRASRLNRWESGIRMPTKKDDAEDVDGEVGTRWAVLVAGSSGYGNYRHQADICHAYQLLKKDGLKEENIVVFMYDDIANNELNPRPGIIINHPQGSDVYAGVPKDYTGEQVTAENLYAVLLGNKNGVKGGSGKVVDSKPNDRIFVYYSDHGGPGVLGMPNLPYVYAMDFLEVLKKKQASGTYRKMVIYVEACESGSVFEGIMPQDLNIYVTTASNAQESSFGIYCPGLEPSPPPEYITCLGDLYSVAWMEDSETHNLKKETVEQQYQSVKNRTSNFLNYNIGSHVMEYGNTSIKAEKVYLYQGFDPATVNLPPNNRLLDTHMEVINQRDAELFFLWQMYKKLENGSQKNEILKHITETMRHRTHLDGSIKLIGTFLYGPHKGSSIFNSVREPGMPLVDDWGCLKSMVRLFENYCGSLTQYGMKHMRAFANICNSGVSKDSVEEAFVAACSGYDPGLLHPFNQGYSA, from the exons ATGACGATGCGTCACTCTCTGCGTCTCATGAGCCCTCCTACTCTGTTGATATTGGTATTACTGGGCTTTGAAGTTATAGGAGGTGGCAGAGCTTCAAGGCTGAACCGATGGGAGTCAGGGATTCGAATGCCCACAAAGAAGGATGATGCAGAAGACGTTGATGGAGAAGTTGGCACTAGATGGGCTGTTCTTGTAGCTGGTTCATCCGGTTATGGAAATTACAGGCACcag GCGGATATATGTCATGCGTATCAGTTGCTGAAGAAAGATGGGCTGAAGGAGGAAAACATAGTGGTTTTTATGTATGATGACATAGCCAACAACGAGTTGAATCCAAGGCCTGGGATTATCATCAATCATCCACAAGGTTCTGATGTGTATGCAGGAGTGCCTAAG GATTACACTGGTGAGCAAGTCACTGCAGAAAATCTTTATGCAGTACTTCTAGGCAACAAGAACGGGGTGAAAGGTGGAAGTGGGAAGGTTGTGGATAGCAAACCCAATGACAGGATCTTCGTATACTACTCTGATCATGGAGGCCCTGGCGTTCTAG GGATGCCGAATCTGCCTTACGTCTATGCCATGGACTTTCTTGAGGTTTTGAAGAAGAAACAAGCATCTGGAACGTACAGAAAGATG GTTATATATGTTGAAGCATGTGAGAGTGGAAGTGTTTTTGAAGGTATAATGCCCCAAGATCTAAACATATATGTAACAACAGCATCAAATGCACAAGAGAGTAGCTTTGGAATTTATTGTCCAGGGCTGGAACCTTCTCCGCCTCCAGAGTACATCACTTGCTTGGGGGACTTGTACAGTGTTGCTTGGATGGAAGATAG TGAGACTCATAATCTCAAGAAAGAAACAGTAGAACAACAATACCAGTCG GTAAAGAACCGGACTTCCAATTTCTTAAATTACAATATAGGTTCCCATGTGATGGAATATGGAAATACAAGCATCAAAGCTGAGAAGGTTTATTTGTACCAAGGTTTTGATCCTGCCACCGTGAACCTCCCCCCTAATAATCGCCTCCTTGATACACACATGGAAGTTATTAACCAGAGAGATGCAGAACTTTTCTTCCTGTGGCAGATG tacaaaaaattagagaatgGATCACAAAAGAATGAAATCCTAAAGCACATAACAGAGACCATGAGGCATAGAACCCACTTAGATGGCAGCATAAAATTAATTGGAACATTTCTATACGGACCACATAAAGGTTCTTCCATCTTTAATTCTGTGAGAGAACCTGGAATGCCTCTTGTTGATGACTGGGGATGCTTGAAATCAATG GTTCGGTTGTTCGAAAACTATTGTGGTTCACTAACACAATATGGTATGAAACATATGCGAGCCTTTGCCAACATTTGCAATAGTGGTGTTTCAAAGGACTCAGTGGAGGAAGCCTTTGTGGCTGCTTGTAGTGGCTATGATCCGGGCCTATTGCATCCTTTCAATCAAGGTTATAGTGCTTGA
- the LOC142612905 gene encoding LOW QUALITY PROTEIN: uncharacterized protein LOC142612905 (The sequence of the model RefSeq protein was modified relative to this genomic sequence to represent the inferred CDS: inserted 2 bases in 1 codon; substituted 1 base at 1 genomic stop codon) → MLWRTHDHCSLSLMGRVFHSLTSRFFSYGTPFPVWRNYSGNLMNGASASCSLRSAFSYCVRQVCSYDYHHYLCLLELPPPMRKVAFALHAFNVETARAVDVASDPRIGLMRLIWWQEAIDKIYAKKLIERPXSPVISENKISKGWLKQSVDAWMNVARREGTDVPXTIEELEKYAEDTVSTILYMTLQAGGIIIRSTAADHAASHIGKASGLLWLLKSLPYYASRNHNFSYIPAKVGCQAWLVGEGGRSIICLDSLEHLCDAVFDMASVANIQLQKAREPAGTVPAEARPLLLQVVPAQVLLDSLSQVQFDVFDPRLSRGVLGIRHLWYQLKLNWYSRRGKY, encoded by the exons ATGCTCTGGAGGACCCACGATcactgctctctctctctaatgggGAGAGTATTTCACAGCTTAACCTCTCGATTCTTCAGCTATGGAACTCCTTTCCCTGTGTG GAGGAACTACAGCGGCAATTTGATGAATGGTGCTTCTGCATCTTGTAGCTTACGGTCAGCTTTTTCCTACTGTGTGCGGCAAGTGTGTAGTTATGATTACCATCACTACCTCTGCCTCCTTGAACTTCCCCCTCCAATGCGGAAGGTTGCTTTTGCACTCCATGCCTTTAATGTTGAAACAGCAAGAGCCGTGGATGTTGCTTCTGATCCCAGGATTGGGCTTATGCGCCTCATCTGGTGGCAGGAAGCTATAGACAAAATCTATGCTAAAAAGTTAATAGAGCGCCC ATCACCAGTGATATCTGAGAATAAAATTAGCAAAGGATGGTTGAAACAGTCTGTTGATGCTTGGATGAATGTTGCAAGAAGAGAGGGTACTGATGTTCCCTAAACCATTGAAGAGTTGGAGAAATATGCTGAGGATACTGTATCAACTATCCTGTACATGACACTTCAAGCTGGTGGTATAATAATCAGGTCTACGGCTGCTGATCATGCAGCATCTCATATTGGTAAAGCAAGTGGCCTCCTTTGGCTGCTTAAGTCGCTACCTTACTATGCCAGTCGCAACCATAATTTTTCTTACATACCAGCTAAAGTGGGCTGTCAAGCATGGCTTGTTGGCGAAGGAGGGAGGTCGATCATCTGCCTGGATTCTCTTGAGCACCTGTGTGATGCAGTCTTTGACATGGCATCTGTAGCTAATATCCAATTACAGAAGGCTCGTGAACCAGCTGGAACAGTGCCAGCCGAGGCTCGCCCATTGCTTTTGCAGGTTGTTCCTGCCCAAGTTCTCTTGGACTCCCTAAGCCAGGTACAGTTTGATGTATTTGATCCAAGATTATCAAGAGGGGTCTTGGGCATTCGTCATTTGTGGTATCAACTTAAACTAAATTGGTATTCACGGAGGGGGAAATATTGA